CATTTCAAATTTCTCGTCACTGATACTTACCTGTTTAAATCCATTTCTTTCAAGTACTCGCTGGGAAGCAATATTATGAGTTGTTGTTTTTGCCTTCAACTTCTTGATAGTGCCCTCTGTTTCTAATAATAGCTTTAAAGCTCTAGCTCCTATCCCATTTCCCCCGTACTCTTCACCCACTCTATAGCCGATTTCAGCAGAATTATTAGTTGCATCAATATCCACTAAATTTATCCTTCCTACAATATTACCCATGTTGTCTCTAATTAAATAAAATATTGATTTTTGTTCCTGTTGCTCTGCTAAAAGCTCTTTATGTCTCTCTTGAAATGTTTCAAATTTATAATAATCTTCCCCACGGCTTGGTACCATTTGCTCAAAAAATAATCGATTATTCTTTTCAAAAATAAATAATTCTTGCGCATCATTTTCCTGTAATTTATAAATAGATATTTCCAAATTTACTCGCCCCTCTTGTCTTTATCAAAAGATGTTTTCTGTTGTATAATTTGTTACAAAATAACAGATAATCTTTAAATATTATCTTAACGAAGAGTTTAGATATTATCAAACTTTTAAAGAAGGCTCGTTAGTTGATAGAACTTATATAGAGGAGAAATGATTTTATGAAACGCATTTTAGCATGGATTGTCGCTCTTGCTTTGCTAATTGGTACAGGTGTCTATTATTATGTAAACGTAGATAAGGATTATGTGTACTTACATGAATTCTATGATTTCCCTATCCCAAAGGAAGCAACGTTAGAGAGTGAAAGTGCGAATGGAAATGGCTTTACATGGGGAAAATCCACAGGTACAGAGGTTCCTCTTGGCTATCGTATAATGATTAAAAAGAGTGGATGGAAGCAGGTTAAAATGGATGGTCATAATGTCATTTATAAAAAAGATGACAAAGTAATAAATCTATCATTAGCAAATAAATATATCGGCGTCCTGAAATAGAAGATAAAAATTTACTTCTATAATCTAGTAAAGCTGATTCATCATTTTGAATCAGCTTACTGAGCAACATAATTTATATCAATTTACTTTCTTTCAGTAAATCATACATGATGGTATCTTTCGTTTTATGAATACCTATTTTCCCTATTTGCTTTAAGATAATGGTGCAACTATGAGATATATTAACAAATAATACAAATTTGCTTGCAACACAAGTTGGTTCTAACATTAGCATGAGCTGTTAAGCGTGTATTAATTCTTACTGGTTAATGTTAATTTTCCAAAGCCTTTAATAGTTAAACTTACTTGCTTTTTTTCATCCCAAATACTATAAGGATATACTAAATTAACTATAGTTTTCCCATCTATTGATTTTATATTGGCTCCTCGTGCATAAAAGGACTCTCCCTTTTCATTTGTTAATGCCCATTCAAAAAATTGATTTTCATCCTCATAAAGATCTGCGTCGACTATTAAAGATACATGCATAGAGCCATTCGTAAGGGTTGCTGATTGAAGTTGAATGCCCTCAACAGCTTTTTCCGCTTCAAATGATTGTGTTACAACCTTCATTGGTTTCAATGTAAATGGCCATTCTCCATTAATTGAAACAATCCCTTTATTTTCTGTAATGAAATGAATTGTTTCAATTACTAATTGAGCGTTATCTAGAGAAGGCCACGCCCGTTCATTCGACTGTAATAGAAGTTCATAAATTATGGTTTCATTGGTTCCTTTCAGCATTTGCTCCTCAGCATTATCCGTAAAACCTTTTGAAGTAAGAGGCTTTGTATCTGAAATAAGGGCATCAATTTCTTTTCCCGTAGAATCATACATACGGTATTCAATGCCTACGTGATTAATATCCTTTATATCCATATTTTTCGGCAAAATTTCCATTTGCAACCCTACACGGTAAGCATCAGTAAATATATTTTCAAGTGTAACCGTAATATCTTGTGAACTTTGCGATACACCGACATATTGCACTTCTCCATTTTGACTAGCAAGTTCAATCCCAGCGTCATCAAACCCTAAAAACGCTTTTAGTTTGGCCATCGCTGTATCATTAGATAAAATCACACCCAAAGCGAGCACTACACATGCTGCCGCAGCTGAAATAGGCTTCAACCAACGTTTTTTTGTCTTTTTCTTTGATTTAGAACGAATCTCGGTATAGGAACGATTAAAAGCTTTCTGCACAATATCTGGTATTTCTTGCTCTCTATTCATTTCCTCATGTAAACGCTCGTCTAATGATTTTTTCATAGTAATTGTGCCTCCTCAACATAATAATTATTTTTCAGATATTGCTTCGCTCTGGAAATCCTCGACTTAATCGTCCCTTCTGATTCATGAAGAAATTCGCTTATTTCTCTTGTCGTGAGTCCATTCACATAATAAAGTGTTAAAGCAATGCGATAGCTCTCATCTAGACTCTCTAATGCTTCATCGAGCTCAAGAGAAATTTGATCTTGGTGTCGCAGTTCATGAAAAGTCGTCACATCCAGAGGCACAGTACGCTGATCCTGCCTGATAAATCGGTAGCAGTTATTTAAAAGAATTCGACAAATCCATGTATTAAAATATTTCGCTTCTTTTAGAGAATCTATTTTTTCAAACGCTGTCAGAATCGTATCTTGTAGAAGGTCTGCAATATCCTCATCTTTCAAACCAAGTCGTTTAGCCGTCCGATAAAGTGTCATTTCGTATTGACGGATTAATTGTATAAAAGCTTCTCCATCTCCCTTCTTTGCTTTTTTCACTAGAAACTCGGATTGCATGTCATCACCTCTTTTTTCTCTTATATACCGTTAGAGCATTTTGATTGATAGTTAGTTGCATTCATTGATTGATTATTTAATAACACTAAAAAGCAACAAACGAAACAAATTTTCAAGCAATTAATCCTTCTATTCATGTACTTAAAAAAAGCTTACTGTTTATCTCCAAAAATAGGTATTTTTGACGTATTTAAAGCTTCATAAAATTGTCGGAAAATAAAAGGACTTTTAGACCCCAATTCGTCACAATATAAGTAATAAGTCTATTAATTTTTATTGACATACTTGTTTTATTGCATAATACTATACTTAAAATTTGAGTTTTTATAGGTATAAAGTTCCGAAAAACTCGAAGGGGGAAAAATATGAAAAGTAAAAGTATTAAGCGACGATTATTGTTTTTTACATTAGGTTTGCTGTTATTGTCATCTGTAATCAATTCTGTATTAGGCGTGTGGATTGTTGGGAAAAATAGTAAAGAAGTTTTAATTGAGAAAGCCAATGAACAGGTCTATGAAATCGCAAAGCAAGCAGAAACTATATTAAATTCCAAGAGTGATCCCATCCAATCTTTACAAGACTTTGTGGAGTTAAAGGCACAACAAGATAATGTGACCTATGCCATTGTCATTGATACCAATGTAAAGGCTGTGGCGCACAGCGATAAAGGAAAATTAGGAAAAACATATGATGATACATACACAATCGATGGTGCTAAACACGGAAAAAAGCAATTTACAAGATGGTATGCGGAGGTTCAAGGTATATGGACATATGACATCATGGAGCCTATATATAAAGATGGCGAGCTGTATGGAGTAATTGATATAGGAGTGCCTGAAAGTGGTATTCAATCTATTACAAACTCCGTACTAGGCTATCAGATTATTACAGGGATAGTAAGTTTTTTAATTATAGGTGCTTTAATGTGGTGGATTATTGGTCGCATTGTTGCTGCCATTAAGAATCT
This genomic stretch from Lysinibacillus pakistanensis harbors:
- a CDS encoding RNA polymerase sigma factor gives rise to the protein MQSEFLVKKAKKGDGEAFIQLIRQYEMTLYRTAKRLGLKDEDIADLLQDTILTAFEKIDSLKEAKYFNTWICRILLNNCYRFIRQDQRTVPLDVTTFHELRHQDQISLELDEALESLDESYRIALTLYYVNGLTTREISEFLHESEGTIKSRISRAKQYLKNNYYVEEAQLL
- a CDS encoding GNAT family N-acetyltransferase gives rise to the protein MEISIYKLQENDAQELFIFEKNNRLFFEQMVPSRGEDYYKFETFQERHKELLAEQQEQKSIFYLIRDNMGNIVGRINLVDIDATNNSAEIGYRVGEEYGGNGIGARALKLLLETEGTIKKLKAKTTTHNIASQRVLERNGFKQVSISDEKFEMNGQELRFVSYILER
- a CDS encoding DUF4179 domain-containing protein — its product is MKKSLDERLHEEMNREQEIPDIVQKAFNRSYTEIRSKSKKKTKKRWLKPISAAAACVVLALGVILSNDTAMAKLKAFLGFDDAGIELASQNGEVQYVGVSQSSQDITVTLENIFTDAYRVGLQMEILPKNMDIKDINHVGIEYRMYDSTGKEIDALISDTKPLTSKGFTDNAEEQMLKGTNETIIYELLLQSNERAWPSLDNAQLVIETIHFITENKGIVSINGEWPFTLKPMKVVTQSFEAEKAVEGIQLQSATLTNGSMHVSLIVDADLYEDENQFFEWALTNEKGESFYARGANIKSIDGKTIVNLVYPYSIWDEKKQVSLTIKGFGKLTLTSKN